The following are encoded together in the Microcaecilia unicolor chromosome 12, aMicUni1.1, whole genome shotgun sequence genome:
- the PPARD gene encoding peroxisome proliferator-activated receptor delta, protein MERLQEEAFEVTVGKEEKEEEEAATVRPADDASDADMEPDSSQPSSSYTDLSQSSSPSLLDQLQLGHGEAFSGVLNVECRVCGDKASGFHYGVHACEGCKGFFRRTIRMKLEYEKCERGCKIQKKNRNKCQYCRFQKCIALGMSHNAIRFGRMPEAEKKKLVAGLNSKDVSRQNPQFADLKVFSEHLYNAYLKNFNMTKKKARGILRGKTSSSPPFVIHDMESLWQAEKGLVWKQMVNGIPPYKELGVHVFYRCQCTTVETVRELTEFAKSIPSFVSLYLNDQVTLLKYGVYEAIFAMLASIMNKDGLLVANGNGFVTREFLRSLRKPFSEIMEPKFEFAVKFNALELDDSDLALFIATIILCGDRPGLVNVKQVEEIQDSILRALEFHLQTNHPDTQYLFPKLLQKMADLRQLVTEHAQLVQKIKKTESETSLHPLLQEIYKDMY, encoded by the exons ATGGAACGGCTCCAGGAGGAAGCATTTGAGGTCACCGtcgggaaggaggagaaggaagaagaagaggcagCGACAGTGAGACCGGCAGACGATGCTTCAGATGCAGACATGGAACCAGACAGTTCACAGCCTTCCAGCAGCTATACAG ATCTTTCCCAGAGCTCCTCGCCATCCTTGTTGGATCAGTTGCAGCTGGGCCACGGTGAAGCGTTCTCTGGAGTTCTGAACGTGGAGTGCAGGGTCTGTGGTGACAAAGCATCGGGGTTTCACTATGGAGTTCACGCATGTGAGGGCTGCAAG ggTTTCTTCCGCCGGACCATCCGCATGAAGCTCGAGTATGAGAAATGTGAGCGGGGCTGTAAGATCCAGAAGAAGAATCGTAACAAGTGTCAGTACTGCCGCTTCCAGAAATGCATCGCACTGGGCATGTCGCACAACG CAATCCGTTTCGGACGGAtgccagaagcagagaaaaaGAAACTAGTAGCTGGGTTGAACTCAAAGGACGTCAGTAGGCAGAATCCACAATTTGCTGACTTAAAGGTTTTCTCTGAACACCTCTACAATGCCTACCTGAAAAACTTCAACATGACCAAAAAGAAAGCTCGGGGGATCCTAAGAGGGAAGACCAGCAGCAGCCCT CCCTTTGTAATCCATGACATGGAGTCGTTGTGGCAAGCGGAGAAGGGGCTGGTCTGGAAGCAGATGGTTAATGGTATTCCCCCCTACAAGGAGCTTGGGGTGCACGTATTCTACCGCTGCCAGTGCACGACTGTGGAGACTGTCCGCGAGCTTACGGAGTTTGCCAAGAGCATTCCCAGCTTTGTCAGCCTTTACCTGAATGATCAGGTGACCCTGCTCAAGTACGgggtgtatgaagccatcttcgCTATGCTGGCATCTATCATGAACAAGGACGGCCTACTGGTCGCCAACGGCAATGGCTTTGTGACACGGGAGTTCTTACGGAGTCTACGCAAGCCCTTCAGTGAGATCATGGAGCCCAAATTTGAGTTTGCAGTGAAGTTCAACGCCCTGGAGCTGGATGACAGCGACTTAGCATTATTTATAGCAACCATCATACTGtgtggag ATCGTCCGGGCCTCGTGAATGTGAAACAAGTGGAGGAGATTCAAGACAGCATTTTGCGGGCGCTGGAGTTTCACCTGCAGACCAACCACCCTGACACCCAGTACCTCTTTCCAAAGCTGCTGCAGAAAATGGCTGACTTGAGGCAGCTGGTGACTGAGCACGCTCAGCTGGTGCAGAAAATCAAAAAGACTGAATCAGAGACCTCCCTGCACCCGCTGCTGCAGGAAATCTACAAGGACATGTACTGA